The genomic region TACAGAAGTTCAAGGCAGACCCGTCTATCAAATCTATAAACGGTTTTCATGATTTCAAAGGACATTCTTATTTTTACGTCATGGAACCTGTGGTTGTAAGATCCGGCTGCATGCTGTGCCACGGCAATCCGCAGGATGCACCTAAAGCTATTGTTGCTAAATACGGCAGTACGCACGGTTTTCACTGGAAAATAGGTCATATTGTAGGGGCTCTGAGTGTAATTATACCGACAAGAGATATTAACAGAACGGCATTAAAAAACGCTATATTAATTGCAGTCGCAATTTTTGTATTGCCTTTCATTGCTCTTATAATAGCTTTATTTTTTATTAATAAATTTATTATTAAACCGATTCATGAAATGACTAAATTAGCTGAAGACGTATCTACCGGAAAATCCAATGAAGATTTTACCGTGAAAAGCAATGATGAGATAGGAGCTCTTGCAAAATCCTTCAATAGGCTTAAAAAGAGTTATATAAAAGCTGTTGAAATGTTGGCCGATAAAAATAGAAAAGAATAAAATCAAAAATTATTACTTAAATGAATTGAAAATTTTTTTATTTAAGATATAATTTAACTGTGCGATGAAGATTAATTTATTGCAACTTCTTAATTATTTTCTTGAATATTCTTGATTATCCTTAATTGCTCTTAGTTGCTCTTAGTTGCTTTTAGTTAGTTGTTCTTAATTATTCTTCATAATTAAATTAATAGTCTGAGAGTTTTATCTTGCCTAATTCTTGAGATTTAAATTTTGCCATTTGTTTTAATATTTAATCTTACTTATAAAAGGTGCAGAAATGGATATTTACGAAAGAAATGACGGTGTTTTTTTAATTTTCGACGATAAAATTGTTGAAAATTTCAGTATTAAAAAAAAGAAGAATATATATTCTAAATTAAAAGACAAAAAAAAATATTCATCTGTGCTTAATAATCTTCATATTACTGCAGATGAAGACAGTAAACTTCATAATAGAAGGAAAATAGCCAAAACATTCAACCCCTCATTAGGCGGTATTCTGCTAATAAAAAATGAAAAAATACGTGAATTGGAAGACGATGCGCTGCTTGACGAATTTGACAAATTGTGCAGACTTATAGAAAATGATTACGGTTTGAATATTTTTAACTATATGCTGAATGAAATTTATGAAGAAAAAAAGCAGGAAAAATATTTTGAAATAGAAACTTTTAATTACAATTTTATATCGCATAGAACGGTAAAAAGTAATTTGGCATCAGATTTTGTGAAAGAACTGAATAATTTTATAGAAGAGAATTTTTTTAAAAATATTAAAGAAAATATTAAAGAAAATATTAAAGAAAATACTAAAAAAACAGATACTAAAAATAAAGATAAAGATAAAGAAAAATATGCAAAAAAAGATGAAAAAGCCGAAACAGAGACCGCAAAAAATGGTGCAGAATTAAAATTAAAATCTGCCGCAAAGCTGCAGAGTTCCGCAAAACTCCAGACAATGTCCAGGACAAAGCCGGAACCTGAAATAATGGCTAAAACAATAAAAACCCCCGAAGCAAATATGCAGACAGAGTTTAAGAAAAAATCAGAGCCTGAAACATTGTTAGAAACAACGAATACCGCCGCTGCAGAAAATACCGGACTAAAAGTTTTAACGGATATTCACTCCGAAATCGACTTAATATCTCTAAGCTGGAGTTCGCTAAGTCCTAGAGATACTGCGCCCGTTCTTGAAGAAGGCACTCCCGTCGAAATTAATAATTCAAGCTGGATAAGAATGTATTTTCAAAAGCCCAGGGTAAGAAAGGTGGTATGGAGACTTAGGGATAAACCGGATGCCGATAATTTAAAACCGCTGCTAAGGGTATATGCAGACGGAAACATGCTGTGGTATGAGACACTGGATTCCGTTGCCGGCGATAAATATATAATTCTTTCGGAAGAGATTGAACTGTCAAGAGTGTGGGCAGAAATAGGCTATGTTGACGAAAAAAATGAATTTATATTTATCGCAAGAACTCCGGTGTGGCCTCCAGAGTGTCTGTTTAAATCTTCCCCAGTTAGATATTCTCTAAAAAAATCATTAAATAATAAAATATGTCTTATAGGCGCAACGGAAAATCTGCCTGAGCAGAATAATATAGAAAATACAGCGTTTACATCGTCAGGAGGCGGATTCTACGGAATTAATAAATAAGTGTCCTCCTTGCAATAAAATAAGATGATAATTAAGATAAGAATTTAAGATAAGAATCAAGATAAGAATTTAAGATAAGAATCAAGGTAAGAATTAATGTAAGAATAACAGGGCGAAATAATAAAATAAATAGAAATAATATGAGGAGTGAGATGATATTATCATGACTGCAGAAAAATCTAAGTGGGTACCCGTTTTACATTTTCATCTTCCTTTCGTAAGACATCCTGAAATGCCTAAATATTTAGAAGAAGAATGGTATTTTGAAGCCGTAACTGAAACATATTTGCCGTTATTGGAAGCCTTTGACAATCTTGAGAGAGACGGCATAGATTATAATCTGACCATTTCTTTAACGCCGACTCTTTTAACGATGATGGCTGACCCGCTGCTTTCTGAGAGGCTGCTCAATTATGTCGATGCGAGGGTAAAGGTTCTTGACGAAGAAGCATTTAGAACCCAGACCGACCCTGATTTTCATCCAGTAACATTATTTTACAGGGAAAGATATAAGAACTGGGCTAGCAAGCTGAATAATGGCGGCGGACAGTATTTAATAAACCAGCTGCTAAAACATAACAAACTTGGTCACGTCAAAATAATAACTTCTGCAGCAACGCACGGCTTTTTATTATTTATGGTCGGCGAACCGGAAACTATAATTGCTCAAATACAGGTAGGTGTTGAAACCCACGAAAAATTGCTTGGAATTAAACCTTCTGGGATATGGCTGCCGGAATGCGGCTATACTGCAGGTTTTGATGCTATTTTAAGCAGATACGGAATATTTTATACATTCTTAGACCAGCACGGAATAGAAATGGCTTCACCTGAACCGCCAAACGGATGTTTTTCGCCTGTCGTTACGCCTTTTGGGCTTGTAGCTTTCGGAAGAGACCCTGAAAGTTCAAGACAGGTCTGGTCAAGTAAAGAAGGGTATCCTGGAACCCCTATTTATAGAGAATTTTATAGAGATATCGGATTTGATCTTGATCTGCCCCATCTGACTCCGTTAAAGCATGGAAGTATTAAGACGTTTACCGGATTGAAATATTATGCCATTACCGGAACCGGAACTTATAAAGAAGCCTATAGACCCGGCGCCGCAAAGAGAAAAGCCTTGGAACATGCCGAGCAGTTCGTATATAACAGAGTATTGCAGGGAAATTATTTAAAAAATGCCATAGGTGAACCGCCTGTTATAGTTTCTATGTATGATGCCGAATTGTTCGGACACTGGTGGTTTGAAGGTCCGTGGTGGCTGGAATCTGTTTTCAGAAAGTTAAATAACAACGGCAATATAGAATCTGCATCTGCAGAAGATATATCTAAAGAAACTCTTTCTAAAGTAAAATCTAAAGATGGTATTCTTTATAGCCCGGCAGAGCAGGTATGGATTGCTCAACCTGCCACTTCTACATGGGGAGGCGGAGGTTATAGCGAAGTCTGGCTAAACGGTAAAAACGATGAAATCCAGCAATTTTTATCGGATGCGGCAATAGAATTAATAGATATATGCAAAAACAGATATCATGAGGTAATTTACGGCGAAGCGCTTAATCAGGCTGCCAGAGAATTAATGCTGGCAGAATCCAGCGACTGGCCGTTTCTGCTTTCTACCGGACAGGCTGTAAGCTACTCGGAAAGGCGTGTTAAAGCGCACTTGATAAGAGCAGGAAAATGCATATCTATGGCAATAGGAGCCGAGCCGTTTGACCAACAATGGTTTGATGATATATGCTATAAAGACAATATATTTCCGTGGATTAACGCTAAAGAACTTTATGGCAAAGATGTTTGTTAAAAAGATGTTTGTTAAAAAGACGTTTGTTAATTTATAATAGATATATTTAGGGAAAAGGTGTCTGACACCTTTTTCTTTCGCTATTGCAGGATTAAAGATATAATAATAATACAACAAATATTAATACAATAATATACACAATAATAATACAATAACAACAATAAAATAACGCGGTATATATAATATATATAATATTACGGAGGCGTACGGATTTAAATTTATAAGTAATAATTATATGTTTAAACTGACGGTGTTAACTGATTAATGAACCTAATTTTATGGTGGCATATGCATCAGCCTGATTACAGAACTCATGATAATGAATTTATGCTCCCGTGGGTTTATCTTCATGCTATAAAAGATTATATAGATATGCCTCTAAACATCATGTCCGTGGAGGGTATTAAGGCAAATATAAATATAACGCCGGTGCTGATTGACCAGTGGCAGGACTATAATTTCCAATTGGAGTCAGCCTTACGGGAAAAAAACGCGCAAAAAATTGAAAATCTTCTGCCTGATAAATTTCTTAAGCCTTTAGCTATCGATAAACTTACGGATGAATGGCGAATGTGGATGGTAAAATATTATAAATGGGCAAACAAAGAAAGGATGATCGAAAGATTTGAGCCGTACAAAAGGTTAGTTGAACTTTCGTTGGACGACTATAAGCTGCATTATTTGAACGATTCATATTATTTTGATCTGACGGTGTGGTTTCATCTTGCATGGTGCGGAGAGTGGATTAAAAGATATGACCCTGTGATAAGACAACTGATAAATAAGGAATACGGATATACATATCACGATAGAATGCTCTTATTAAACAGGATATCCGAATGGCTGAAATACGGACTGTCTTTATACGGGCAGCCTTATATAAGAGGAGCAGAAACCTCTCCGCCGCATCCCGATTATCCTCATCTGCTGATAGATAAAACTATATTGAGCGATCTCTCTAAAAAAAAGAAGGGAGAATATGAAGTTACTTTCACGCCTTTTTATCATCCGATATTGCCGCTTTTGCTCGATATTAACGCGGGAAGCGTCATTGCGCAAATCACGGGAATACAATACGAATCGGTCGAATTAAACGCATATCCCGATGGATTAATGAGCGCAAAGGAAAATATAAAAAGAATTGATAATTATTATAGAAAGAACGGTAAACTTTTTAATATAAAAGCAGTTTGGCCTTCTGAAGGTGCCGTATCGGCTGAAACGCTCAATTTATTTGCGGAAGAGAAAATTGATTTTTGCGCAAGCGGCGAAGAAGTATTAAGCAATTCTCTAGGGGTTGATGTTCATAAACCTGTTTCGATGGAAGGTCGCAATATAATCCCGCTTTATAAAATTTATAAATGGAAAAATTCATCCATGAAAATGGTATTTAGAGATTCCGGCTTGTCGGATATTATTGGTTTTACGTATGCCAAATGGAGAGGCGACGATGCCGCAAACGATTTTGTAAACAGGCTCAAAGAAATAGACATGGCTGACAAAAATGCAGTCGTTTCAATAATTATGGACGGTGAAAATGCATGGGAATATTATTTTGAAAATGGATTCTATTTTTTGAAAGATTTATATGAATTGTTTGCGCAAACTAACGAAATTAATATGCTTACGGCAAAAGACGCTTTTGAAGCGGAGGGAACACTAATTTTAGATAGTATTTACCCCGGTTCATGGGTTAACGGAAACTTGCAGATGTGGGTAGGAGAAAAGCAAAAAAATTGTGCATGGAAGCTTCTTGCAAATGCAAAACAAGAATTTTTGGAATGGAAAAAACACGTAAAAAATGAAACTAAAATTAAAAAAGTTGAGGAACAGATATCAAAGAGCGAAGGATCAGACTGGTTCTGGTGGCTTGGCGAGGATAATCCGCTGCTGTCCCAATCAATGATGGAAAAAGTTTTCAGACAGCATCTAAAAAGCGTTTATATTCTGATGGATAAGAATCCGCCTGCTATTTTAGATGATACTTTAGTTACTTCAAAAGTTATTTCAAATATAAATATCGCAGAAATGGGAGGAATTATGAAGAGGGGGAAATCGTAATTGACAAATTTTTTATTAGGTTTTCACTGTCATCAGCCTGTGGGCAATTTTGAATCCGTATTAAAAGAGGTGCATAGCAAATCTTACAGTCCGCTTATAAGAACCCTTTTAAGATACGATTCCTGCAAATTTTGTCTGCATATATCCGGTTATCTGCTTGAATGGATTGTTAAGAATGACCCCGAACTGATAAAGCTCATAAGAGAAGGCGCTGCTCATAACAAGGTTGAAATGCTAGGCGGTGGCTATTATGAACCGATACTGGCGTCCATTCCTCTAAGCGACAGAATGAAACAGCTTGAAATGTTAAATAAAGCAATTAAAAAATATTTTGGCGTTTATCCTAAAGGCGCATGGATTACCGAAAGAATCTGGCAGCCGGATATCATTGAATCTCTTAATGAAGCCGGTATGAACTATGCTTTTTTAGATGATTTTCAATTTTTTCAATCAGGCGTTGATTTAAATAATATAGATAAAATTTTTTTAACCGAATATAATGGAAAATATCTTAATTTATTTCCAATTCACGAAAGGTTAAGATATAAGATTCCTTTTGCCGAACCGGATGAATCGATTAACGAAGTTTTGCATATTAACGGCAGGCTCTCTAACCTTTCAGTCATGGTGGACGACGGCGAAAAAATGGGAGGCTGGCCGGACACATACGAATGGGTTTACGGCAGGAAATTTGAAGATTCCGAACAGCATCACGAATATAACAGCAATGATGGAAACGATGGAAACGGCGATAAAAATAGCGGTGGAAACAGCAATGGTAACGGCAACGGCGGCAATAAGAATGCTAATGATGGCAGCGGCAACAATAATAACAGCGGAAACGGCAATACAAATGATAATTCCAGTAATAAAAACGGATGGCTGCATAAATTTTTGATTAATATAAACAATCCGTCAAGCGGTATTAAAATGAAGCTTCCTTCTGAACTTATCAGAGAAACTTCTTCCAGACAGCTCGTATATCTGCCTATGTCAAGCTATAGAGAAATGGGTGAATGGACTTTGCCTGTAGAAAAAAGATTTAAATATATTTATACAAAAGAAAAATATCCCGACGCTGCATTAGCAGGGGGGATATGGCACAATTTTTTTATTCATTATCCTGAATCCAATCTGCTGCATAAAAGAATGCTTTATTTAAGCAGTAAAGTTAATAGCTTAAAAATAAAATTTCCAGAAATACAGGACCTTTCAGATTATAAGAATTTAAAAATAGAATTATTTAAATCTCAGGCAAATGATGCTTACTGGCACGGTGTCTTTGGCGGAATTTATTTGCCCCACTTAAGAAGAGCTATACAAAATTCATTGATTAAAGCCTCAGTGTATTATGATTTAATAGTCGATAAATTAATGCCGACGCATGGTGATAACTATAATAATTTTACTCATAATAACTATATCGGTAATGACGATAAAAATTATAATGACAATAACAGCAGCAATAGCAATAACAATCGTAGTAGCAACAGCAACAACAATACTGATAATAAAAATAAAATAGATATATTTGATTTTGATGCAGACGGTGAGTTAGAATATCAGGTAAGAAATAAATTCTGGCAGGCGGTATATAAACCTTCCGTAGCTCATCTTATTGCTCTTGATTATATTGCAAAAGGCATGGCTAATCCTTTTGGAGATATTTTCTGTCTGCATGACGAATATGATTTGCATATTATTAAAGATAAACTGAATTTACAAAATAATCCTGGAGAAAATAAAAAGACAGAAGAAGATGAAGCTCATGTTCCGCACACTATTCATGATAATATGAAAATCCCGGACGGTTTAACAGCCAAAGATTTAGTCACCAAAAATGGGTTGATGCCGCATTTTCAAATACTTTATAACGGTTCAGATCTGAATTTTAATTTGAAATCAATAAAAAATAACAATGGTGTTTTTGTCATAAAATCTGAAGGATTTTTAAGGGAAGACAAAGAAAACTCTGAAGAAATAAATGGCGATAAAAACGGTATTGAAAAAGAGATTAATAAAAACAGCATTGCATTTCAAGAAAATGTTAAAAATAAAATTTTGCTCAATTTAGAAATAACAATATCCGATACCATAAGGTATCACGTTGCTATTAATAATAATTATAGCAGTAATTATAGCAATAATGATAAAAATAATGATAAAAATAATAGCAACAAAAATGATAAATATTCATTAAAAGATTTGTCAATGTTCTTCAGGTTTTCGTTTTCCGGCGGCGACGGTCCTGCTACCTATATTAAACCTGACGATAAAAATATTTACGGCTTGCGTGAAAATCTTATAAATATACCTGTCGATTCGCCTGTAGAATTGGGCGATTCTTACTGGGGAGGCAATCTAAAGGCATTTGTCAGCACAAACGGATACGCAAATTATAAAGCAAATAAAGATAATGCCGTAAATATTGATTTTACGCCGCTGTTAAATTATTCTCCTATTACGACTCTTTCGCTTTATGAAGGCGGATACGAAAAAATATTTCAGGCATCGGAACTCAATATTTTGTGGGATATGGAAAAAAGTGTTATTTCAGACATAAATGTTGAATGGAAATTGGAAAAAAATAAAATAAAATAAAATAAAATAAATTGAATTAAAATAAATTAAATTAATTGCGGACATTTGATCAGAGATATAGAGATATACTGATGCATATCTGACGAATAAATACTTAAATAAGGATTATAAAATTGAATAATTTTAATGATGAAATATGGTTTGTTGCTCCCGAAATGGCTCCATTAGTAAAAGCCGGCGGTTTAGGCGATGTCATCGGAAGTCTTCCTAAGTATCTTATGAAATTAGGCATGAATGTCAAGGTAGTGATACCTGCTTATAAATTTATTGATTATGCACAATTTGTGCAGTTTGAAGAAAATTTGCCTGCAGGAAGGGTTTATTTTGGAGATATTCCCTTTGATTTCGGCATAAAAAAAGCTAAAACTAAGGACGGAATTCCTCTTATTTTTGTCGAACAGGACCATTTTTTCGGAAGAGACGATGTTTATGGTCCGCACGGCGGAACAGTCGGCTATCGCGATAATTTGTGGAGATTTTCTCTTCTTGCTCATGCTGCCGTTCACTGTATGAAAATACTGGGTATTCCTAAAATAGTGCACTCTCACGACTGGTCAGGCGGACTTGTGCCCGCAATTATTAAGCAGACCTTTAACGAAAACGACAGACCTAAAATTGTTTTTACTGTGCATAATCTTGGATATCAGGGTGTATACCCGATTGACGACTTATATGATATCGGGATTGATTTTAAATTTAATTCTTCGGATGCCTTTGAACATTTTGGGACATTTAACGCTTTAAAAGGCGGACTTCTTTTAAGCGATGCCGTTACTACGGTAAGTCCGTCATATGCCGATGAAATTACTATGCCTCATAGAGGATTCGGGCTTGACGGTGAGTTGAGGCATTTAAGGGAAAACGGAAAACTTTCCGGTATTCTAAACGGGATTGATGAAGAGTACTGGAATCCTAAGAATGACGGTTTTTTAAATGTTAATTTTAACGGAAAAGACAGACCTTATAATTTTAATGATTACGACAGCTGGAAAAATTTTAAAGAAGAAAATAAAAAAGCGCTGTTTTCAGAAATAGGGCTGAAATTTAAAAAGAACAGCAGCGGCAAGCAGCTTCCTGTTCTTGGAATAGTCAGCAGATTAACGGAAGAAAAAGGTATAGACGTTTTTATAGATACTCTTTTTAACTGGAATGACTTTCCATTTCATGTTTTAATTTTAGGAACGGGAAAACATTTTATAGAAAAAAAAGCATTATATCTGCAGGAATTTTATAAAGATAAAGTCTATGCTAAAATAGGCAGATTTGATGAAGCGCTGGCGCATAAAATTTACGCTTCATCCGATATTTTTATTATGCCTTCAAGAACTGAACCGTGCGGATTGTCTCAAATGATTTCAATGAGATACGGCGGTGTAATTTTGGCAGGCGATACCGGAGGTCTTCATGATACCGTTGTAGATTTGAATAGAGATAATGAACACGGCAGCGGAATAGCCGTTCAGCACATTGACACGCATGCTATTTCATGGGCGTTAGACAGATTATATAATTTGTATTA from Candidatus Acididesulfobacter guangdongensis harbors:
- a CDS encoding DUF3365 domain-containing protein produces the protein MFFKNLSLKSKFTFIMVIVGFIANVTVAVGAFYFIQHFKEKTLMHEAKMILYSEKASRDYTSQTLRPAVLGATPKFVMQAESATFVSLGIAKILNKFMPDYVYSEPTLNPLNLKNKADKFQSEIIQKFKADPSIKSINGFHDFKGHSYFYVMEPVVVRSGCMLCHGNPQDAPKAIVAKYGSTHGFHWKIGHIVGALSVIIPTRDINRTALKNAILIAVAIFVLPFIALIIALFFINKFIIKPIHEMTKLAEDVSTGKSNEDFTVKSNDEIGALAKSFNRLKKSYIKAVEMLADKNRKE
- a CDS encoding DUF1957 domain-containing protein; amino-acid sequence: MTAEKSKWVPVLHFHLPFVRHPEMPKYLEEEWYFEAVTETYLPLLEAFDNLERDGIDYNLTISLTPTLLTMMADPLLSERLLNYVDARVKVLDEEAFRTQTDPDFHPVTLFYRERYKNWASKLNNGGGQYLINQLLKHNKLGHVKIITSAATHGFLLFMVGEPETIIAQIQVGVETHEKLLGIKPSGIWLPECGYTAGFDAILSRYGIFYTFLDQHGIEMASPEPPNGCFSPVVTPFGLVAFGRDPESSRQVWSSKEGYPGTPIYREFYRDIGFDLDLPHLTPLKHGSIKTFTGLKYYAITGTGTYKEAYRPGAAKRKALEHAEQFVYNRVLQGNYLKNAIGEPPVIVSMYDAELFGHWWFEGPWWLESVFRKLNNNGNIESASAEDISKETLSKVKSKDGILYSPAEQVWIAQPATSTWGGGGYSEVWLNGKNDEIQQFLSDAAIELIDICKNRYHEVIYGEALNQAARELMLAESSDWPFLLSTGQAVSYSERRVKAHLIRAGKCISMAIGAEPFDQQWFDDICYKDNIFPWINAKELYGKDVC
- a CDS encoding glycogen synthase; the protein is MNNFNDEIWFVAPEMAPLVKAGGLGDVIGSLPKYLMKLGMNVKVVIPAYKFIDYAQFVQFEENLPAGRVYFGDIPFDFGIKKAKTKDGIPLIFVEQDHFFGRDDVYGPHGGTVGYRDNLWRFSLLAHAAVHCMKILGIPKIVHSHDWSGGLVPAIIKQTFNENDRPKIVFTVHNLGYQGVYPIDDLYDIGIDFKFNSSDAFEHFGTFNALKGGLLLSDAVTTVSPSYADEITMPHRGFGLDGELRHLRENGKLSGILNGIDEEYWNPKNDGFLNVNFNGKDRPYNFNDYDSWKNFKEENKKALFSEIGLKFKKNSSGKQLPVLGIVSRLTEEKGIDVFIDTLFNWNDFPFHVLILGTGKHFIEKKALYLQEFYKDKVYAKIGRFDEALAHKIYASSDIFIMPSRTEPCGLSQMISMRYGGVILAGDTGGLHDTVVDLNRDNEHGSGIAVQHIDTHAISWALDRLYNLYYEKDWGQFVINSANSDFSWNASALKYIDLYNKIL